One part of the Nostoc sp. PCC 7120 = FACHB-418 genome encodes these proteins:
- a CDS encoding radical SAM/SPASM domain-containing protein, producing MKLSHYHVVTQPFFDELEQQTKRVIFSSRTSDVRIIDEHSWHILASGDFDQLPQDILFDLVDIELIVPEEENELQTILDYNNALAIDDDNLYLVIQPTAFCQLGCHYCGQEHTSKMMTEDEQQKFIERAAKKLASKNFRSLSISWFGAEPLVGLPVMRTLTPKLQSLAASFGCSYHAKIVTNGLALTHQVATEIVQELGVNSIEITLDGVGEYHDARRMQKNGLPTFDKIFANVTALAHRQDLDVQINIRCNVDYQNYESVSLLLQKLAEVEIQDKISFYVAPIHSWGNDAHTRSLSKEEFANWEITWFGEMVELGFNVGLLPERKPLVCMAVMPHSELVDAYGNIFNCTEVSYVPTYGTPNEYAIDHLSGKQMPGNRERLASFNDKVRQGSYPCSTCPMLPVCGGSCPKSWLEGIEPCPSAKHNIEQRLLLTYALSRIEEAEANQEALVYA from the coding sequence ATGAAACTTTCACATTATCATGTAGTTACACAACCATTTTTTGATGAACTTGAACAACAAACAAAGCGGGTTATTTTTTCTAGCCGAACATCGGATGTCAGAATTATTGATGAGCATAGTTGGCACATTTTAGCCAGTGGTGATTTTGACCAATTACCTCAAGATATTTTGTTTGATCTCGTTGATATTGAATTAATTGTACCTGAAGAAGAAAACGAATTACAGACTATTTTAGATTATAATAATGCTTTGGCAATTGATGACGATAATTTATATTTAGTCATTCAACCGACAGCTTTTTGTCAACTAGGTTGTCATTACTGCGGTCAAGAACATACTAGCAAAATGATGACTGAAGATGAGCAGCAAAAATTTATAGAACGGGCTGCTAAAAAACTCGCAAGCAAGAACTTTCGTAGTCTCTCAATTAGTTGGTTTGGTGCAGAACCTTTGGTAGGGTTGCCAGTGATGAGAACTCTCACGCCAAAACTACAGTCTCTTGCAGCCAGTTTTGGTTGTAGTTATCATGCAAAAATTGTCACCAACGGTTTAGCTCTAACACATCAAGTAGCAACAGAAATTGTTCAAGAATTAGGCGTAAATTCTATTGAAATTACTCTTGATGGTGTAGGTGAATATCATGATGCTCGACGGATGCAGAAAAATGGCTTACCTACTTTTGATAAAATTTTTGCTAATGTTACAGCCCTAGCTCATCGACAAGATTTGGATGTGCAAATTAATATTCGTTGTAATGTTGACTATCAAAATTATGAATCTGTCTCTTTGTTACTACAAAAGTTAGCTGAGGTAGAGATACAAGACAAGATTAGTTTTTATGTAGCACCAATTCATTCTTGGGGCAATGATGCTCATACTCGTTCCCTATCTAAAGAAGAATTTGCTAATTGGGAAATAACTTGGTTTGGGGAAATGGTTGAGTTAGGTTTCAATGTTGGGTTATTACCAGAGCGCAAACCTCTAGTTTGTATGGCTGTAATGCCCCATTCGGAATTAGTTGATGCCTATGGCAATATTTTTAATTGTACAGAAGTATCTTATGTCCCTACATACGGCACACCTAATGAATATGCCATTGATCATTTATCAGGTAAACAGATGCCTGGTAACAGGGAACGTTTAGCTAGTTTTAATGATAAAGTGCGTCAAGGTTCATACCCCTGTTCTACTTGCCCTATGTTACCTGTTTGCGGTGGTTCTTGTCCAAAGAGTTGGTTAGAAGGTATTGAACCATGCCCCAGTGCTAAACATAACATTGAGCAACGTTTATTACTTACCTATGCGTTATCTCGGATTGAAGAAGCAGAAGCTAACCAGGAGGCTTTAGTTTATGCTTGA